From Betta splendens chromosome 3, fBetSpl5.4, whole genome shotgun sequence, the proteins below share one genomic window:
- the obi1 gene encoding ORC ubiquitin ligase 1 isoform X2 → MALNYQTSTLSLTLPISCQICLGKVRQPVICANYHVFCSSCMEMWLKKASQCPACRVPITAENPCREIIGGTNESDHSESASTRKCLRKTRGELLLREYEEEIEGLIRENEDLKSKNLSLEAQLKTALHPSSINTMQSGDKKVDAHILEEWTNKLRTASDVCDKVKQDMDKLKEANKGLRSQNIDLVQENMRLKAEVASRSPQKFGRYTVAALEAKIQQNERDVDHLKRALERSDQYIEDLESRIRKSEKCFDGQEACASSKGGSDTLTQQQKINMMMRSLSDTERQLICSNPETECPTFSSNRSLAYVPSADNKEFNKSQTKDQKNEHLEYNSDFLPTTPSSAFRSLTLRSPGIREKKVAFKPMSHLRRLDFEEFPSPTKSNGNMEDQFSSTDKFTKDLPSATMDHSKSGFWGGWQSSNSNEQSCPGASKESSIKGSTSINPVVETNSFHMSSEASMDAAYLDKISELDSMMLDGESSSSRGSQLSLASFPAIDLDNTVIPEPQTCPVVLSSHSGKPVLQCDQPTHPQRDNMDATLNSTEAPKGSAEESFTGVVSGRE, encoded by the exons ATGGCTCTAAACTACCAGACGTCGACCCTTTCTTTGACTTTGCCAATTTCGTGTCAGATATGTTTAGGAAAG GTCAGACAGCCTGTGATTTGTGCCAACTACCACGTGTTCTGTTCCTCCTGCATGGAAATGTGGTTAAAGAAAGCCAGCCAGTGTCCTGCCTGCAGAGTCCCCATCACAGCGGAGAATCCCTGCAGAGAAATCATTG GCGGTACAAACGAAAGTGATCATAGCGAGAGTGCTTCTACAAGGAAATGTCTTAGAAAAACTAGAGGAGAATTGCTTTTACGGGAGTATGAG GAAGAAATTGAAGGACTCATTAGAGAGAATGAAGACCTGAAATCAAAAAATCTAAGCTTGGAGGCACAGTTGAAGACTGCTTTGCATCCAAGCAGCATTAATACAATGCAAAGTGGCGACAAAAAGGTAGACGCCCACATCCTGGAAGAATGGACCAACAAGCTGCGAACTGCCTCCGATGTTTGCGATAAAGTCAAGCAGGACATGGATAAGCTTAAAGAG GCAAATAAGGGATTACGATCTCAAAATATCGATCTTGTACAAGAAAATATGAGATTGAAAGCAGAGGTGGCAAGCAGATCTCCTCAGAA GTTTGGTCGTTACACAGTGGCAGCACTAGAAGCTAAAATCCAGCAGAACGAGCGTGATGTAGACCACTTGAAGAGGGCTCTGGAGCGAAGTGACCAGTACATTGAAGACCTGGAGTCTCGGATCAGAAAGTCTGAAAAATGTTTTGATGGGCAGGAAGCCTGTGCAAGTAGCAAGGGTGGatcagacacactcacacagcaaCAGAAAATCAATATGATGATGAGAAGCTTGAGTGACACTGAAAGGCAGTTGATCTGCAGTAATCCAGAGACGGAATGCCCAACATTTTCAAGCAATCGCAGTTTGGCATACGTGCCTTCTGCAGATAACAAGGAGTTTAATAAAAGTCAAACTAAAGATCAGAAAAATGAACATTTAGAATACAACTCTGATTTTTTGCCCACCACTCCCTCTTCCGCCTTCCGATCCTTGACGCTGAGGAGCCCTGGCATCCGTGAAAAAAAAGTTGCATTTAAGCCTATGTCCCATCTGAGGAGGCTAGACTTTGAGGAGTTTCCTAGTCCCACAAAGAGTAACGGCAACATGGAGGATCAATTCAGCAGCACTGATAAATTTACCAAAGATTTGCCTTCAGCTACTATGGACCATTCCAAGTCTGGCTTCTGGGGTGGCTGGCAAAGTTCTAATTCTAATGAGCAGTCATGCCCAGGTGCAAGTAAAGAAAGCTCAATTAAAGGGTCCACATCCATTAATCCTGTAGTTGAGACCAATAGCTTCCACATGTCCAGTGAGGCCTCCATGGATGCAGCCTACCTGGACAAAATCTCTGAGTTGGATAGCATGATGTTGGACGGAGAAAGTTCCAGTAGCCGGGGGTCACAGCTCTCTCTGGCTTCCTTTCCTGCCATAGACCTAGACAACACTGTCATCCCAGAACCACAAACCTGCCCTGTTGTTTTATCGAGCCACAGTGGCAAACCTGTGCTGCAGTGTGACCAGCCAACCCATCCACAGCGTGACAATATGGATGCCACCTTGAATAGCACAGAGGCTCcaaaaggctcagcagaggaaagTTTTACTGGAGTGGTGTCAG GAAGGGAATAA
- the obi1 gene encoding ORC ubiquitin ligase 1 isoform X1, whose amino-acid sequence MALNYQTSTLSLTLPISCQICLGKVRQPVICANYHVFCSSCMEMWLKKASQCPACRVPITAENPCREIIGGTNESDHSESASTRKCLRKTRGELLLREYEEEIEGLIRENEDLKSKNLSLEAQLKTALHPSSINTMQSGDKKVDAHILEEWTNKLRTASDVCDKVKQDMDKLKEANKGLRSQNIDLVQENMRLKAEVASRSPQKFGRYTVAALEAKIQQNERDVDHLKRALERSDQYIEDLESRIRKSEKCFDGQEACASSKGGSDTLTQQQKINMMMRSLSDTERQLICSNPETECPTFSSNRSLAYVPSADNKEFNKSQTKDQKNEHLEYNSDFLPTTPSSAFRSLTLRSPGIREKKVAFKPMSHLRRLDFEEFPSPTKSNGNMEDQFSSTDKFTKDLPSATMDHSKSGFWGGWQSSNSNEQSCPGASKESSIKGSTSINPVVETNSFHMSSEASMDAAYLDKISELDSMMLDGESSSSRGSQLSLASFPAIDLDNTVIPEPQTCPVVLSSHSGKPVLQCDQPTHPQRDNMDATLNSTEAPKGSAEESFTGVVSGRESGAHLVGCAGYEGASQAEELSFDLLFDPQEGNKPGPSGSLSPSQDHDSLNSPTSSSSSYTGRPVNTRESFSLNISQPIKRKSHSPFNISSPTKLSKLM is encoded by the exons ATGGCTCTAAACTACCAGACGTCGACCCTTTCTTTGACTTTGCCAATTTCGTGTCAGATATGTTTAGGAAAG GTCAGACAGCCTGTGATTTGTGCCAACTACCACGTGTTCTGTTCCTCCTGCATGGAAATGTGGTTAAAGAAAGCCAGCCAGTGTCCTGCCTGCAGAGTCCCCATCACAGCGGAGAATCCCTGCAGAGAAATCATTG GCGGTACAAACGAAAGTGATCATAGCGAGAGTGCTTCTACAAGGAAATGTCTTAGAAAAACTAGAGGAGAATTGCTTTTACGGGAGTATGAG GAAGAAATTGAAGGACTCATTAGAGAGAATGAAGACCTGAAATCAAAAAATCTAAGCTTGGAGGCACAGTTGAAGACTGCTTTGCATCCAAGCAGCATTAATACAATGCAAAGTGGCGACAAAAAGGTAGACGCCCACATCCTGGAAGAATGGACCAACAAGCTGCGAACTGCCTCCGATGTTTGCGATAAAGTCAAGCAGGACATGGATAAGCTTAAAGAG GCAAATAAGGGATTACGATCTCAAAATATCGATCTTGTACAAGAAAATATGAGATTGAAAGCAGAGGTGGCAAGCAGATCTCCTCAGAA GTTTGGTCGTTACACAGTGGCAGCACTAGAAGCTAAAATCCAGCAGAACGAGCGTGATGTAGACCACTTGAAGAGGGCTCTGGAGCGAAGTGACCAGTACATTGAAGACCTGGAGTCTCGGATCAGAAAGTCTGAAAAATGTTTTGATGGGCAGGAAGCCTGTGCAAGTAGCAAGGGTGGatcagacacactcacacagcaaCAGAAAATCAATATGATGATGAGAAGCTTGAGTGACACTGAAAGGCAGTTGATCTGCAGTAATCCAGAGACGGAATGCCCAACATTTTCAAGCAATCGCAGTTTGGCATACGTGCCTTCTGCAGATAACAAGGAGTTTAATAAAAGTCAAACTAAAGATCAGAAAAATGAACATTTAGAATACAACTCTGATTTTTTGCCCACCACTCCCTCTTCCGCCTTCCGATCCTTGACGCTGAGGAGCCCTGGCATCCGTGAAAAAAAAGTTGCATTTAAGCCTATGTCCCATCTGAGGAGGCTAGACTTTGAGGAGTTTCCTAGTCCCACAAAGAGTAACGGCAACATGGAGGATCAATTCAGCAGCACTGATAAATTTACCAAAGATTTGCCTTCAGCTACTATGGACCATTCCAAGTCTGGCTTCTGGGGTGGCTGGCAAAGTTCTAATTCTAATGAGCAGTCATGCCCAGGTGCAAGTAAAGAAAGCTCAATTAAAGGGTCCACATCCATTAATCCTGTAGTTGAGACCAATAGCTTCCACATGTCCAGTGAGGCCTCCATGGATGCAGCCTACCTGGACAAAATCTCTGAGTTGGATAGCATGATGTTGGACGGAGAAAGTTCCAGTAGCCGGGGGTCACAGCTCTCTCTGGCTTCCTTTCCTGCCATAGACCTAGACAACACTGTCATCCCAGAACCACAAACCTGCCCTGTTGTTTTATCGAGCCACAGTGGCAAACCTGTGCTGCAGTGTGACCAGCCAACCCATCCACAGCGTGACAATATGGATGCCACCTTGAATAGCACAGAGGCTCcaaaaggctcagcagaggaaagTTTTACTGGAGTGGTGTCAGGTAGGGAGAGTGGTGCCCATCTTGTTGGTTGTGCTGGGTATGAAGGGGCCTCTCAGGCTGAAGAATTGTCTTTTGACTTGCTGTTTGATCCGCAGGAAGGGAATAAGCCAGGTCCCTCTGGCTCTCTCAGTCCAAGCCAAGACCATGACAGTTTAAACTCCcctacctcttcctcctccagctacACCGGTAGACCTGTGAACACAAGAGAAAGCTTTTCACTAAATATCAGCCAGCCAATAAAGAGAAAGTCTCACAGTCCTTTTAACATAAGCAGTCCCACAAAGCTTTCAAAGCTCATGTGA